The sequence AAGGGGATGATGGGATCCATCCTCACCTCAGGTATGATCCCTATCTCGGAGAGGGCCCGTATATTTTCCAACCTCACCACAGGCGGGGCAGCCCCCGGCTCAAAATGCCGCCAATATCTCTCTGAGAGGGACACCAACCCTATCTGGGCTATTACCCCCTCGGGCCACTGGCGGAACAGTTGAAGGAAGCGAGGCGGTATCTCCCCTTTGGTCAGAAAAGAAACAGTCACTTCATTCTCCAGCAGGGTCTGCATGGAGAGGTAGGTGATATCTAAGATAGCAGGATGGGGTTGAAAGCAGTCAGAGGCAGTATTGAAGACCACCAGGTCGGGGTTTCCCTGCTTGCGGGGATTGGTGAACTCCTGCTGCAGGAGGAAGGGGAGGTTGGCGTATAGCTCCACCTCCCCTTTAGGGGGGACCTGAGAGTAGCCTCTCGCATAACAGTAGGCGCAAGCTAAACCACATCCGTTGGTGACGTTGATAGTATATACCCCCCTCAGGCAACCGAAGTTGGTCCTCTTTAGCACCCGTCCGCGTCTCTCTTTGGGAATGACTTGAAAGGGGATCATGGGAAATGGGATAAACGGGAGGGGTTTATGCCAGCCCCACCAGCCTTTTGAACTCTCCTTCGTCGATGATCTTGAGGCCCAACTCCCTAGCCTTAGCATATTTCGAACCAGGATCTTTCCCCACTACTACATAGTCCACCCCTTTGCCCACGCTGGAGGCCACCTCCCCCCCAAGTCCCTCCACCAAGTCTTTGGCCTCGTTCCTGGCCATTTTCTCCAACGCCCCGGTAAAAAGGAAGGTTATCCCCTTCAGGGGCTCCTCTTTCTCCTCTCTCGGTTTCTCTATCTCTACCCCCGCCCTCTGCAACCTTGTAATCACCTTTCGGTTCCCACTTTCGCGGAAGAACCTGGCCACACTTTGGGCTACCTCAGGGCCTATCTCCGGGATGTCCAGCAATTCCTCCTCTGTGACCTGGAAGAACCTGTTCAGGGACTTCAACCTCTGAGCCAACACCTGAGAGATGTGTTCCCCCACATGTCTAATCCCCAAGGCATAGACAAAGCGGGCGAGGGGGGGGTGTTTGCTCTTCTCCAAGGCCTGTAGGAGGTTTTCCGCCGACTTCTCGGCCATCCTCTCCAGCGGGATAAGGTCCCTTTTCTTCAGATAGTAAAGATCGGCAATGTCTTTGACCAGGCCTTCGCCCACCAGTTGATCGATAAGTTTCACCCCAAGACCATCGATGTCCATGGCCCTTTTGGAGGCGAAGTGTTTTACCCTCCCCTTCAATTGGGCTGGGCATGATATGCCAATACAGCGATGGATGGCCTCGCCTGGGAGGCGGACCACATCAGCCCCGCAGACTGGGCATTTATCGGGCATGGTAAACCTCCGCTTGGCCCCGGTCCTCTTGGATTTTATGACCTTGACCACCTCCGGGATCACATCCCCAGCCCTCTGCACCACCACAGTGTCCCCGATCCTGATGTCTTTTTTGTCGATCTCATCTTGGTTGTGGAGGGTTGCCCTTTTCACCTCTACCCCTCCTATCCTCACCGGTTCCATCTCGGCCACAGGAGTCAGGGCCCCTGTGCGCCCCACCTGTGCCTTGATATGTATGATCTTGGTGGTTGCCTCCTTGGCAGGAAACTTGTATGCCAAGGCCCATCGAGGGCTCCTGGAGACCTCTCCCAGCCTGTGCTGGAGTCCGAAACTGTTCACCTTGATGACTACACCATCCATCTCGTAGGGTTGCTCTTCACGTAATTCGTTGATTTCTTTGTAATAATTGATGGTATCCTGGATATTGTTGCATCTCCGGACCAAGGGATTTACCCTAATCCCCCACTTGGGAAGCGTCTGAAGGACCTCCCATTGGCTCTCAAATTCCCTCCCCCTCACCTCTCCAACGTTGTAGCAGAAGATCTTGAGGGGCCTTTGGGCGGTGATGGAGGAGTCGAGCTGGCGCAGCGACCCCGCAGCGGCGTTGCGGGGATTGGCGAAGAGAGATTCACCGCTGTTCTCCCTCTTCTTATTGAGCTCTTTGAAGTCCTCTACCTCCATATAGACCTCACCCCTCACCTCCAGCCTATCCGGAGGAGTCTCTTTCCTCTCTATGAGGTGCAGGGGTATGGTCTTGATAGTCCTCAGGTTTTGGGTAACGTCCTCACCAGTGACCCCGTCCCCCCTGGTGGATCCCACCGTAAACTCCCCTTGCTCATAGACCAGTTCGACGGCTATCCCATCCAATTTGGGTTCCGCCACATACTCGATCTCCTCATGCGTCTTGAGGAAGCGCTTGATCCTCTGGTCGAACTCTATGACATCCCCTTCCTCCATGGCGTTGGCCAGACTTAACATCGGTATGGTATGGATCACCGTGCCGAACTCCTCCAAAGGAGGGGCGCCCACGCGCTGGGTAGGGGAGTTGGGGGTCCTGAACTCAGGGTGTTTTTCCTCCAACTTCTCCAGCTCCCTCATTAAGGTATCGTATTCGGCGTCAGATATCTCCGGTTCATCCAGGACATAGTACCTGTAGTTGTGATATTCGATCTCTCGCCTCAGCCACTTTACTCTTTCCTCTATCTTTGTTGGGGTCATAACTATTCCCTCATAAGTTATGTTCTTGATCTAAAAATATTTTAATTTCGTCTAACTACTTTGTCAACAGCCCTCCAGGATCAATAAATCCATGGTTGACTTCTCCTGATGGTTTTGGCAAGATAGAAAAGGAAGTGGATAGGTCCCTGGTGGACCTCCTGGACTTCAAATCCAGTGGCGGGTGTAGGGCATCCGCGGCGGGTTCGATTCCCGTACACTTCCGCCATTTTTCGTTTAACTGGGAAAGGAGTCAGCCATGTTTGGCATTGGCATGCCAGAGCTTATCATCATCCTTGTCATTGCTCTCCTTGTATTTGGGGCCTCCAGGCTTCCGGAGATAGGATCAGGTGTTGGGAAGGCCATCAGGAACTTCAAGAAATCGATAAAA comes from Deltaproteobacteria bacterium and encodes:
- the ligA gene encoding NAD-dependent DNA ligase LigA, producing the protein MTPTKIEERVKWLRREIEYHNYRYYVLDEPEISDAEYDTLMRELEKLEEKHPEFRTPNSPTQRVGAPPLEEFGTVIHTIPMLSLANAMEEGDVIEFDQRIKRFLKTHEEIEYVAEPKLDGIAVELVYEQGEFTVGSTRGDGVTGEDVTQNLRTIKTIPLHLIERKETPPDRLEVRGEVYMEVEDFKELNKKRENSGESLFANPRNAAAGSLRQLDSSITAQRPLKIFCYNVGEVRGREFESQWEVLQTLPKWGIRVNPLVRRCNNIQDTINYYKEINELREEQPYEMDGVVIKVNSFGLQHRLGEVSRSPRWALAYKFPAKEATTKIIHIKAQVGRTGALTPVAEMEPVRIGGVEVKRATLHNQDEIDKKDIRIGDTVVVQRAGDVIPEVVKVIKSKRTGAKRRFTMPDKCPVCGADVVRLPGEAIHRCIGISCPAQLKGRVKHFASKRAMDIDGLGVKLIDQLVGEGLVKDIADLYYLKKRDLIPLERMAEKSAENLLQALEKSKHPPLARFVYALGIRHVGEHISQVLAQRLKSLNRFFQVTEEELLDIPEIGPEVAQSVARFFRESGNRKVITRLQRAGVEIEKPREEKEEPLKGITFLFTGALEKMARNEAKDLVEGLGGEVASSVGKGVDYVVVGKDPGSKYAKARELGLKIIDEGEFKRLVGLA
- a CDS encoding twin-arginine translocase TatA/TatE family subunit, with amino-acid sequence MFGIGMPELIIILVIALLVFGASRLPEIGSGVGKAIRNFKKSIKESPEIDVTPKEDKKIDSEPKKK